Genomic segment of Rickettsiella endosymbiont of Xylota segnis:
ATTCGCCGACGTCAATACCAACATACCTAAAATAGAAAATAGACCTAATAAATAATATTCACCTGAATGGATTTGCAGTCTTTTAATCGCATCGCGCGCGTAGACAAAAGCAAATAAGCTGAATACTAAAATGCATAACTTAATAAAATAAGCAACTAAATCCCAAGTAAAATGTTGATAAAACAATAATTGCGCCGGTATGCGGTGCAAATGTATAACTAACGCCAGCGTAATAACTAGACTCATTTGCGTTGCTATATAGGTAAGCAAACTGGATTTCTGTTGTACAAATAAATCAATTAGCAGAATTACACAGGTCATCAGCAGTAAAGCGATTTCAGGAAGCGCAGGAAATTGAAGTAGTTGTTGTAATATCATCATAATTTAGTTTGCAAACTCCAATGTAAAACCGAGTCTATCGAAGCATGCATGATCGTCAATAAAGGCGCTGGATAAATACCGATTATAAGAATGGCGAATGTTAATAAAACAAACACCAATTTTTCAAAACCATGTATATCACTACTTTGAGCAAGCAAAGGATTAGTAATTTCACCAAAAAATACGCGCTTGTACATATAAAGCGTATAAGCGGCACTCAATATCATTGTGGTAGCCGCAATCGTGGTAATCCAAAAACTGGCTTGCATCGCACTGAGGATGATCATAAATTCACCGACAAAACCCGATGTGCCTGGCAAACCGACGTTCGACATGGCAAATAACATGAAAAAAGACGCCAATAAAGGCATGCTGGTGGCAAGACCACCATAATCTTTGATCTGGCGACTGCGAAATCGATAGGCCAACATCCCCACGGCTAAAAACATCGCTCCTGAGCTAAAAGCATGGGAAATCATCTGTACCATCGCCCCTTCTAAACTCATATAGGCCATTAACGTATTATGACTCTGTTTCATGATGGCAAATAACATAAAGCAACCCAGTACTACAAAGCCCATATGCGCGATTGAAGAATAAGCAATCAGGCGTTTCATATCCACCTGTGCCAATGCCACCAAACCAATATAAACGATAGCGATCAAAGCCAGCGCTATCATAAAACCATCTAATAAACGGCTCGCATCTGGAACTATCGGCAATGTAAAACGCAGAAAACCATAACCACCGAGTTTCAACATTAATGCTGCCAATACCACAGAACCACCGGCGGGTGCTTCTGTATGCGCATCAGGTAACCACGTATGTAAAGGCCACATCGGAATCTTTACCGCAAACGCAATTAAAAAGGCGACAAAGATCCATATTTGCACAGGCATGCTGAGGGGTATTGGATAAAAATGCGCAATCAAAAAGTCATGCTTTGGGCTATGCACACCGAGATACAGTAAAGCAATCAACATGAGTGCTGAACCGAAAAAGGTATATAAGAAAAATTTTATCGACGCATACGAACGATTGTCACTACCCCATACACCAATACTCAAATACATAGGAATCAATATCGCTTCCCAAAATACATAAAATAAGATCGAATCGGTTGCAGCAAACGTCCCTACCATCATGCCTTGCATAAGTAAAAATGCTGCCATATATTGCGCAACGCGCAGATTAACACTCCGCCAGGCCGCTAAAATAACCAGCAAAGTAGTAAACACCGTTAATATAATAAGTGGTAAAGAAATACCATCTACCCCTAAGCTGTAATTAATATTGTAGACAGTAATCCAAGGGATATTCTCTTGAAATTGCATACTGCTTAAAGCAGGATTGAAATCCAAATACAGCGGTATGCACAACAGCAGAGTAATCAGTGAAGTCATTAAAGCAATAACGCGCGCACGTTGCGGATAACGATCACCATTAAATGCAATCGCCAACACACCGCCAAGCACTGGCAACCAAATAAGTAAACTTAATAAATGGCTGTGTAGGAACGAACCGAATTGAGAGCCTAAAGTTAACAACATTCTTATATTACAATGAGTTTATAGGGAATAAGCCAATAAAAAAATAATGATTCCAAGCACCATAATGAATGCATACTGGTAAATATACCCAGACTGTAAACGACGCAATACATTGGAAAGCCAACTGATACGTCTTCCTGAGCCATCAATCAATTTCTCGTCGAGTACCTTCGCATCCAGATTAAAAAATAATTTCGCCAAACGTCGACCTCCATTCGCAAATACCGCTTGATTAAAAGCGTCAAAGCCATATTTGTTCATTAAAATTTGATACAGACACGAAAAATGTTTTTGCGCCCAAGCTGGAATAGCAGGAAATTGTAGATAACAAAACCATGCCAATACAATACCAATACCCGAAAAAATAGTCGCTGTACTTAACAAATGCTCAGTGGCCATTAGTTTATGGTGGGGTAGCACACTAAGACTACTCGCGAGTAAACCCGGAACATTTAAAAAAGACGGTACTAAAAGAATTCCTGCAATAGCAGACGGGATAGCTAACACAATTAAGCTCAATTTAACGATCGTCGTAGTTTTTTGATAATGTTTTACCGGCTGGCGTGCTTGGGTATGAAACACTAAGAAAAAAGCACGGAAAATATAAAAAGCCGTCACCATTGCACCGATTAACACACAATAATACGCATAAGATGCTGCGGGTAAAGTGGATACATGAACGGCATCAATAATGGCATCTTTTGAATAAAAACCTGAAAAAGGCGGTAAAGCAGCCAAGGCTAATGCACCGACTAAAAAACAAGCATACGTCATCGGCATGACTTTTGCTAAGCCACCCATTTTACGAATATCTTGCTCATGATGCATAGTTAAGATGACTGAACCTGCGGCTAAAAATAATAAAGCTTTGAAAAAAGCATGCGTCACTAAGTGAAAAATACCTGCCGCATACGCTGAAGCGCCTAAGCCGACCATCATATAGCCCAGTTGCGAAAGCGTAGAATAAGCGATAATGCGCTTAATATCATTCTGAACGATCGCAACAAAGCCCATAAATAAAGCTGTAGTCGCACCTAAAATTAAAATAAGATTTAACACACTCGGTGCGTATTCATATAAAGGTGAAAGCCGTGCCACTAAATAAACACCCGCTGTGACCATCGTTGCCGCATGAATTAACGCTGAAATAGGTGTAGGACCTTCCATAGATTCGGGTAGCCAAACATGTAAAGGTATCTGTGCAGATTTCCCCATCGCGCCAATAAATAACAGGAAACAAATAACAGCGATCAACGAATACGAAGTATGTGGAAAAATACTGATAGTGGCGTTTTTGAGTGCAGGCGCGGCATGGAAAACTTGGTAATAATCTAAACTACCAAAATAATTAAATAATAAGGCAATACCTAAAAAGAAACCGAAGTCACCGACGCGATTAACCAAAAATGCTTTTAGACTTCCCACACTCGCCGCTTCGCGTTTAAACCAAAAACCAATCAACAAATAAGAAACTAATCCTACTGCTTCCCAGCCAAAAAATAATTGCAGAAAATTATTCGCACTCACTAACATGAGCATTGCAAAGGTAAATGCCGACATATAGCTAAAAAAACGCTTATAACCCGGATCGCCTGCCATGTAAGTGACGCTATAAATATGCACGATCAAAGAGATAAACGTTACGATGAGAAACATCACCACCGTTAATGGATCAATTAAAAAACCGATATTAAAGCGAAACTTTCCCGTTAAGTCCCATAAATAAAGATTTCCGTCATAAGCGCCGCCGTGTTGAAAAAAGAGTTGATAGGCAAAATACAGCGATAAAATCAACGATATGGCTACGCCTAAAATGGTCACCGTATGCGCTAAGCGATTACTGATACGTCGACCACCTAAGCCAGCAATTAATGCGCCTGCTAAAGGGAATAAGACTAATGCAAGGTTGATTAACTGATAATGACTCATTACCAACTACCCCTTTAAACGATTTAAATCATCGACTTGAATGCTATGTCGGGTACGGAATAATACAATCAGGATGGCTAAACCGATCGCCGCTTCCACGGCCGCTACTGCCAACACAAAAAAGACAAACACTTGACCGGATAAATCAGCAAAAAAATGTGAAAAGGCGATAAAATTCATATTCACGGCTAATAATAGTAACTCGACACACATCAGTAAAATAATAATATTTTTCCGATTGATCATCACGCCTAGTAAACCCAAGCTAAATACCGTAGCGGCGAGTATTAAGTAATAATTTAATGGAATCATTTTTTTTTCTCGGCTGGCATTTTTATAATTTGTAATCGATCCGAAGCTTTAACCTTCAATTGCAATTCAGGTGCGATCGCTTTATTCAAACGTTTTTCTCGGAAACTTAATGCAATCGTGGCAATAATTCCCACCAGTAATAAAACCCCGGTAATTTCAAACGGATAAGCATATTGCGTATAGAGTATATCGCCTAAAGCTTGTGTATTACTTGCTTGTGCAGACAACGCTACGAGTCCTGTTGAGCCGGAAAGTGGATATACCGCATAAATAAGTAATGCCAATAAAATCAGCACACTGACTACAGCAGGGAACCAGTAACGCACGAATCCGTATTGTTTTTCAGCGTTATCAATATTCAAGGTCATAATGACAAATAAAAATAGCGTCATGACCGCTCCGACATACACTAAAACCAAGATTAAACCTAAAAATTCAGCTTCTAATAATATCCATAAAGCAGCAGCAGAAAAAAAGGCCAATACCAAAAATAACGCGCAGCGCACCGGATTACGAGAAATGATCGTCATCAATGCAGCAGCAATAAGCAATATAGCAAAACCAAAAAAAGCAAATTGTTGTAGAAGCATTATTACCCTATATTTTTTACATTTTATAATTCTTCCGAAACTCGTGGTTCCGGCTGACTATTCTCATAAGGCTTAGCCCTCCCCGTTTTAGGCTGTCACCTACTTTAGAGATACTTCACTTGCAAAATGGCAGTTTTAGGGCTCCTAGCGTGAGGCATTGCCTTACCTATCCTATTTCTGCAAACCTAACTCTGCGAGTCATAGGTTAAATGCTAGCATTCTAAATGACCACTCTATGCATAGCAACTTCCTATTAAAAATTTTGACTTCAAAGCCATCGACGCTCGCTGAAACTAAGCCCGCTCTGTCCTCTCGCCAAAAAAGCTATTATCCGAGCTTCAATAATACGTACACTTCAGCGTCATTAGAATAGGATCATTTTGTCTATTTTAATGCTGGCTTAGGTTTTTTTTAACTTTTTACCTGTTGCCTAGCTTACATTCTGCAATGTTAGATAAGCAAAATTTAATAAAAAAACTGTTAGTATTACAACAATAATCTAATACATAAGTAAAAAACTTTATGCCTAATTTAAAACCTAATATTCAAGAAATTTTTCCCCTAAACGAGGAGGAAGCTAAGAAGTTAACCAGTAAAATAAAAAATCAGCCTATGTGTATTCCTTATAAAGTAGGAAATACAGTTCACTTTTTAACGCCTTCTGTTAAAGACGATAATCATCATCTTAGAGTCATATGTAGTGATAAAAAAAGGTTAAATAAATATTTTATAAACCCAAAGAGAAAGTTTTTTAAAAAGACTTGCTCCAAAAAAGGTGCAAATGTTGAATTAAAAGATTTGCAAGATCATTCTGTATGCTTGATCAATTATAAAGAAGATTATACTGATAAAATGGAAGATTTTATTGATAAAATAAAACAATCCAAAGAAAATTTTTATTATGCTCTTTTAACTGAGTTTACAGAGATTGAAAATGAAATTAAAGAAGAATTCAATGACTTAAAAGAAGAACTTAATAAATTAAAAACAAAATGGGCGCTCTTTATTGCAGAAAAGTCAGTTGATAAAGTAGGAATACATTTAGAACAAGCAGGAAAAACGTTCAAAAAAAATTTGAAAACTGAAACAGAAGACCTATTGCAAAACCTACACGATAAAATTAATTCTCAACCAAATAAAGAACCGCAAAAACAGTTTAGAAAACGAAAATTTTGTAAAACCTATGATGAATTAAAAGTATTCAATTCCGCTTGCGAGATATTTAATAAAAACGACATACAAAAAGGAATGATTTATTATTTTTATAAAGAAAAATTTTACTGTATTTACCAAGGAGATGATAATTACCTAACTGCCTGTGATAGTTTAATTGCATTGATGAACCCACAAAGCTTGGCTATACAAAACCAGAATCCTCATGATTCCTTAATTAAAAATCAAAATACTCTGACAAGAAATCACAGGGAAAACAATATCCAATTATTCAAAAAAGCTTTGATTGTGGTCAGTATTCTTGTCACTGCCGGTCTCATTGGCGCTTTCATTGCCGCCGCGACTGTTTTATTCTCTCCTTTTATTGTATTAGCGTTAATCCCTGTACTTGGGATTAGCAGCTTAGGTTTATATAAAGTTTGTAAAAAGACAGAAGTTGTCTCTGTCGACAATTCTTTATCTCAACAACGACCAAAGTTCAACTCCAAATATCTGCAAGGTAAAGTAATAGGTAACATCGATGCCACTTATCCTGCTGGCCCTTCTCATGACGCAAAGGCAGACAACAATCCGAAGCCAAATGATGATAAGACAACTACAGTAAGTTTTAAGGCCAGGTAATTTTTAACATCAGAGTGTGCAAGGATGCACATGTAAAAACATCGTTGAAAATAATCTCTAAAAACTAATCAGCCTTCTTACCGATAAGGAGCATCTTCTTTCCTTTCTTCCGCTATCTGCTTCTCATACTTATCACCAATAGCCAACAATTTTTCTTTGGTCATAATTTCCTCGCCACGATTTTCAAAATGATAATGTGGAATATTGGTCTCGACGATAGCATCGACTGGACAGGATTCTTCACAAAATCCACAATAGATACATTTAAACAAATCGATCTCATATAAGGTCGTACGTCGTGAACCATCATCGCGTGGCTCTGCTTCGATGGTAATCGCCAACGCGGGACAAACGGCTTCACATAATTTACAGGCGATACAGCGTTCCTCGCCATTAGGATAACGACGTAAAGCATGTAACCCGCGAAACCGCACTGAACGGGGTGTTTCTTCTTCGGGAAATTGTATGGTGACCTTTTTCTTAAAAAAATGTCGGCCAGTCACACCTAGTCCTTTAAAAAGTTCCCAGAGTGTAAAAGTTTTAATGAGTTGTACTATTTTTCTTAACAAGTTCATGCGCTAAACCAAGGACCCCATTTAAATTGTACGGCGACAGCAACAACCCCTATCCAAACTAAAGTAACTGGAATTAACACTTTCCAACCCAAACGCATCAATTGGTCATAGCGATATCGAGGAAAGGTCGCTCGCGACCAAATAAAAAGTCCTAAAAAACCAGCCATTTTTATAAAAAACCAAATAATACTAGGAACCCAAATCAATGCCTGGTTTAACACCGCAATACCTTGAAAAGGTGATAACCAACCACCTAAAAATAATAAGCTGGCAATCGCTGAGATTAAAATCATATTCATATATTCAGCGAGAAAGAATAAAGCAAAACTAACGCCTGAATATTCAACATGGAAACCTGCCACGATCTCAGATTCGCCTTCAGCTAAATCAAAAGGTGCGCGATTGGTTTCAGCAATTCCGGAAATCCAATAACAGACAAACAGCGGTAATAAAGGTAGCCAAAACCAATGTAAAACTCCCCCTTGTTGACGCAACACAATATCATGTAGATTCATGCTGCCCGCCGCTAATAAAACGCCCACAAACGCAAAACCCATGGCAATTTCATAAGAGATTGTTTGCGCAGCCGCACGTAATGAGCCTAATAAAGCGTATTTCGAATTCGTTGCCCAACCGGCGATTAAAATCCCATACACACCCAACGAAGTAATCGCAAACAAATACAGCACACCCGCATTAATTTGCGTTAACGCAAGACCTTCGCCAAACGGTATAACAGCCCAGGCGGCTAACGCCGGCGCGATGGTAATAATGGGAGCTAAAATAAATAGATAACGATTCGAAGCAGTTGGAACAATAATTTCTTTGGTAATTAACTTAATAACATCGGCAATCGGTTGTAAAAACCCTAAGGGTCCCACCCGATTCGGT
This window contains:
- a CDS encoding NADH-quinone oxidoreductase subunit J — protein: MLLQQFAFFGFAILLIAAALMTIISRNPVRCALFLVLAFFSAAALWILLEAEFLGLILVLVYVGAVMTLFLFVIMTLNIDNAEKQYGFVRYWFPAVVSVLILLALLIYAVYPLSGSTGLVALSAQASNTQALGDILYTQYAYPFEITGVLLLVGIIATIALSFREKRLNKAIAPELQLKVKASDRLQIIKMPAEKKK
- the nuoH gene encoding NADH-quinone oxidoreductase subunit NuoH, with product MLNDLLLLIWILIKIIVITIPLLLMVAYLTFIERKGIGYMQTRIGPNRVGPLGFLQPIADVIKLITKEIIVPTASNRYLFILAPIITIAPALAAWAVIPFGEGLALTQINAGVLYLFAITSLGVYGILIAGWATNSKYALLGSLRAAAQTISYEIAMGFAFVGVLLAAGSMNLHDIVLRQQGGVLHWFWLPLLPLFVCYWISGIAETNRAPFDLAEGESEIVAGFHVEYSGVSFALFFLAEYMNMILISAIASLLFLGGWLSPFQGIAVLNQALIWVPSIIWFFIKMAGFLGLFIWSRATFPRYRYDQLMRLGWKVLIPVTLVWIGVVAVAVQFKWGPWFSA
- the nuoI gene encoding NADH-quinone oxidoreductase subunit NuoI yields the protein MNLLRKIVQLIKTFTLWELFKGLGVTGRHFFKKKVTIQFPEEETPRSVRFRGLHALRRYPNGEERCIACKLCEAVCPALAITIEAEPRDDGSRRTTLYEIDLFKCIYCGFCEESCPVDAIVETNIPHYHFENRGEEIMTKEKLLAIGDKYEKQIAEERKEDAPYR
- a CDS encoding NADH-quinone oxidoreductase subunit M, translated to MLLTLGSQFGSFLHSHLLSLLIWLPVLGGVLAIAFNGDRYPQRARVIALMTSLITLLLCIPLYLDFNPALSSMQFQENIPWITVYNINYSLGVDGISLPLIILTVFTTLLVILAAWRSVNLRVAQYMAAFLLMQGMMVGTFAATDSILFYVFWEAILIPMYLSIGVWGSDNRSYASIKFFLYTFFGSALMLIALLYLGVHSPKHDFLIAHFYPIPLSMPVQIWIFVAFLIAFAVKIPMWPLHTWLPDAHTEAPAGGSVVLAALMLKLGGYGFLRFTLPIVPDASRLLDGFMIALALIAIVYIGLVALAQVDMKRLIAYSSIAHMGFVVLGCFMLFAIMKQSHNTLMAYMSLEGAMVQMISHAFSSGAMFLAVGMLAYRFRSRQIKDYGGLATSMPLLASFFMLFAMSNVGLPGTSGFVGEFMIILSAMQASFWITTIAATTMILSAAYTLYMYKRVFFGEITNPLLAQSSDIHGFEKLVFVLLTFAILIIGIYPAPLLTIMHASIDSVLHWSLQTKL
- the nuoK gene encoding NADH-quinone oxidoreductase subunit NuoK — protein: MIPLNYYLILAATVFSLGLLGVMINRKNIIILLMCVELLLLAVNMNFIAFSHFFADLSGQVFVFFVLAVAAVEAAIGLAILIVLFRTRHSIQVDDLNRLKG
- the nuoL gene encoding NADH-quinone oxidoreductase subunit L: MSHYQLINLALVLFPLAGALIAGLGGRRISNRLAHTVTILGVAISLILSLYFAYQLFFQHGGAYDGNLYLWDLTGKFRFNIGFLIDPLTVVMFLIVTFISLIVHIYSVTYMAGDPGYKRFFSYMSAFTFAMLMLVSANNFLQLFFGWEAVGLVSYLLIGFWFKREAASVGSLKAFLVNRVGDFGFFLGIALLFNYFGSLDYYQVFHAAPALKNATISIFPHTSYSLIAVICFLLFIGAMGKSAQIPLHVWLPESMEGPTPISALIHAATMVTAGVYLVARLSPLYEYAPSVLNLILILGATTALFMGFVAIVQNDIKRIIAYSTLSQLGYMMVGLGASAYAAGIFHLVTHAFFKALLFLAAGSVILTMHHEQDIRKMGGLAKVMPMTYACFLVGALALAALPPFSGFYSKDAIIDAVHVSTLPAASYAYYCVLIGAMVTAFYIFRAFFLVFHTQARQPVKHYQKTTTIVKLSLIVLAIPSAIAGILLVPSFLNVPGLLASSLSVLPHHKLMATEHLLSTATIFSGIGIVLAWFCYLQFPAIPAWAQKHFSCLYQILMNKYGFDAFNQAVFANGGRRLAKLFFNLDAKVLDEKLIDGSGRRISWLSNVLRRLQSGYIYQYAFIMVLGIIIFLLAYSL